Proteins encoded by one window of Haliotis asinina isolate JCU_RB_2024 chromosome 6, JCU_Hal_asi_v2, whole genome shotgun sequence:
- the LOC137287066 gene encoding DNA repair nuclease APEX1-like isoform X1 produces the protein MPPKSKKKAAKEVVDADAAAAEEPPAKKTKKGKKDEADEEPPAKKTKKGKKDEADEEPPAKKTKKGKKDEADEGEEATPKKGKGKKKDEENGDGDNKKVVIPTLTLDEQDFSSSAKTKDGLDWNLKISSWNINGIRAWLGKEGTAYISKEAPDIFCVQETKCSLEKMPDTVNVDGYHAYWSSGDAEGYAGTGMYCKKKPIEVMYGIGVGKHDKEGRVITAEFEKFYMVTAYIPNSGRGLTRLNYRTKEWDVAFQDYMKKLDAKKPVILCGDLNVAHLDIDLKNPKTNKKTAGFTPQEREGFTNLLNEGFVDSFRLLYPEQEGAYTFWAYFMNNRAKDVGWRLDYFVISERLKDTLCDSIIRKFVQGSDHCPIVLLLNL, from the exons ATGCCCCCAAAGTCAAAGAAAAAG GCTGCCAAGGAAGTggtcgatgctgatgctgctgcAGCTGAG GAACCTCCAGCAAAGAAgacaaagaaaggaaagaagGATGAGGCTGATGAG GAACCTCCAGCAAAGAAgacaaagaaaggaaagaagGATGAGGCTGATGAG GAACCTCCAGCAAAGAAgacaaagaaaggaaagaagGATGAGGCTGATGAG GGTGAGGAGGCCACACCCAAGAAGGGAAAAGGGAAGAAGAAGGATGAGGAGAACGGAGATGGAGACAATAAAAAGGTTGTAATTCCAACCCTGACCTTGGATGAGCAGGACTTCTCTTCTAGTGCAAAGACCAAAGATGGTCTTGACTGGAACTTGAAGATATCCTCCTGGAATATCAATGGAATCAGGGCGTGGCTTGGG AAAGAGGGTACTGCATACATCAGTAAGGAGGCTCCAGATATTTTCTGTGTGCAAGAGACAAAGTGCAGCTTAGAGAAGATGCCTGATACAGTCAATGTTGATGGTTACCATGCTTACTGGTCGTCAGGGGATGCTGAGGGATATGCTGGGACAGGCATGTATTGCAAGAAGAAGCCAATTGAGGTCATGTATGGAATTG GTGTTGGCAAACACGACAAGGAGGGACGTGTCATCACAGCCGAGTTTGAAAAGTTCTACATGGTTACAGCAT ACATTCCGAACTCTGGACGTGGTTTGACACGACTTAACTACCGCACAAAGGAATGGGATGTGGCTTTCCAGGACTACATGAAGAAGCTGGATGCCAAAAAACCGGTGATTCTGTGTGGAGATCTCAACGTCGCACATCTTGACATAG ACTTAAAAAATCCCAAAACCAACAAGAAAACTGCAGGTTTTACTCCTCAGGAGCGTGAGGGGTTCACCAACCTGCTGAATGAGGGCTTTGTGGACTCTTTCCGCCTCCTGTACCCGGAACAAGAAGGTGCCTACACATTCTGGGCCTACTTCATGAACAACAGAGCTAAGGATGTTGGCTG GAGATTGGACTATTTCGTGATATCAGAGCGTCTGAAGGACACCCTTTGTGACAGCATCATCAGGAAGTTTGTGCAGGGTAGTGACCATTGTCCAATCGTTCTGCTCCTCAACCTTTAA
- the LOC137287066 gene encoding DNA repair nuclease APEX1-like isoform X2 — translation MPPKSKKKAAKEVVDADAAAAEEPPAKKTKKGKKDEADEGEEATPKKGKGKKKDEENGDGDNKKVVIPTLTLDEQDFSSSAKTKDGLDWNLKISSWNINGIRAWLGKEGTAYISKEAPDIFCVQETKCSLEKMPDTVNVDGYHAYWSSGDAEGYAGTGMYCKKKPIEVMYGIGVGKHDKEGRVITAEFEKFYMVTAYIPNSGRGLTRLNYRTKEWDVAFQDYMKKLDAKKPVILCGDLNVAHLDIDLKNPKTNKKTAGFTPQEREGFTNLLNEGFVDSFRLLYPEQEGAYTFWAYFMNNRAKDVGWRLDYFVISERLKDTLCDSIIRKFVQGSDHCPIVLLLNL, via the exons ATGCCCCCAAAGTCAAAGAAAAAG GCTGCCAAGGAAGTggtcgatgctgatgctgctgcAGCTGAG GAACCTCCAGCAAAGAAgacaaagaaaggaaagaagGATGAGGCTGATGAG GGTGAGGAGGCCACACCCAAGAAGGGAAAAGGGAAGAAGAAGGATGAGGAGAACGGAGATGGAGACAATAAAAAGGTTGTAATTCCAACCCTGACCTTGGATGAGCAGGACTTCTCTTCTAGTGCAAAGACCAAAGATGGTCTTGACTGGAACTTGAAGATATCCTCCTGGAATATCAATGGAATCAGGGCGTGGCTTGGG AAAGAGGGTACTGCATACATCAGTAAGGAGGCTCCAGATATTTTCTGTGTGCAAGAGACAAAGTGCAGCTTAGAGAAGATGCCTGATACAGTCAATGTTGATGGTTACCATGCTTACTGGTCGTCAGGGGATGCTGAGGGATATGCTGGGACAGGCATGTATTGCAAGAAGAAGCCAATTGAGGTCATGTATGGAATTG GTGTTGGCAAACACGACAAGGAGGGACGTGTCATCACAGCCGAGTTTGAAAAGTTCTACATGGTTACAGCAT ACATTCCGAACTCTGGACGTGGTTTGACACGACTTAACTACCGCACAAAGGAATGGGATGTGGCTTTCCAGGACTACATGAAGAAGCTGGATGCCAAAAAACCGGTGATTCTGTGTGGAGATCTCAACGTCGCACATCTTGACATAG ACTTAAAAAATCCCAAAACCAACAAGAAAACTGCAGGTTTTACTCCTCAGGAGCGTGAGGGGTTCACCAACCTGCTGAATGAGGGCTTTGTGGACTCTTTCCGCCTCCTGTACCCGGAACAAGAAGGTGCCTACACATTCTGGGCCTACTTCATGAACAACAGAGCTAAGGATGTTGGCTG GAGATTGGACTATTTCGTGATATCAGAGCGTCTGAAGGACACCCTTTGTGACAGCATCATCAGGAAGTTTGTGCAGGGTAGTGACCATTGTCCAATCGTTCTGCTCCTCAACCTTTAA
- the LOC137287112 gene encoding uncharacterized protein translates to MMRGLSILVVSLVLACALVSSAPVEKSSEPAADDKIVEVAKRDQEAILFGNQQNDPRLKKKKSDPAVPVIPKDNSLDEQGSVIAVPAKQEDFIPEDQHVAGSVQEQSAVETDDKQEQTESDVPAIKQELPQDPTGDGVSEADTDSVEEELKGILADNTEEEEPEETDGVPVEGPSDDVPAEEEEVSEASEEDDDVDQTDDSEGADVAQAGSDLSTPLLDLYYYMQENDKERSEPQQQDYYPYDLSYYPFRRRRSSRRSRAITEGDMIHNEVKRSKRIKRDLLDDIDAYSYGDEEGYPQQLTEEDLYELYRPEPRYEDEVASLLDMYQQAPRVPVYEPYEPYPAEDSYPESFEELEQEPEYVPSKRQMMSNLPGIRKRYFYPFSREPETHWGAFIPQQKRDYEQAYKRLLALASALSEDSPYYQDYRKK, encoded by the exons ATGATGAGAGGCCTCTCCATCCTGGTGGTCAGTCTCGTTCTGGCGTGTGCGTTGGTATCGTCTGCTCCCGTAGAAAAGTCCTCGGAACCAGCTGCTGATGACAAGATCGTTGAAGTTG CCAAGCGGGACCAGGAGGCGATCCTGTTCGGCAACCAGCAGAACGACCCTCGtttaaagaagaagaagagtgaTCCTGCCGTCCCCGTGATACCAAAAGACAATAGCTTAGATGAACAGGGATCTGTGATTGCAGTACCCGCTAAACAGGAGGATTTTATTCCCGAAGACCAACATGTAGCAGGCAGCGTCCAGGAACAGTCGGCAGTAGAAACAGATGACAAACAAGAACAGACAGAGTCGGATGTTCCCGCCATCAAACAGGAACTGCCACAAGATCCCACGGGGGATggagtcagcgaggctgacacTGACTCTGTTGAGGAAGAACTGAAGGGCATACTTGCCGACAATACTGAGGAGGAAGAACCCGAAGAGACAGATGGAGTTCCTGTTGAGGGGCCTAGTGACGATGTGCCGGCTGAGGAAGAGGAGGTGTCTGAGGCTTCAGAGGAGGATGATGATGTAGATCAGACAGACGATTCAGAAGGTGCAGATGTGGCTCAAGCTGGTAGCGATTTGAGCACGCCGCTGTTGGACCTATACTATTACATGCAGGAAAATG ACAAAGAACGCAGTGAACCCCAACAACAAGACTATTATCCCTACGACCTTAGTTACTACCCCTTTCGCCGCCGCCGCAGTTCCAGGCGTAGCCGTGCTATCACAGAGGGAGATATGATCCACAACGAGGTGAAGCGATCCAAGAGGATCAAGCGCGACCTCTTAGACGACATAGACGCTTACTCTTACGGTGATGAAGAAGGTTATCCCCAACAACTCACCGAGGAGGATCTGTATGAGCTCTATCGTCCGGAGCCTAGATACGAAGACGAAGTGGCCTCCTTGCTAGACATGTACCAGCAGGCACCGAGGGTTCCAGTGTACGAGCCCTACGAACCATACCCAGCCGAGGACTCCTACCCTGAGTCATTCGAAGAGCTGGAGCAAGAACCAGAGTATGTGCCCAGTAAACGTCAGATGATGAGCAACCTGCCAGGCATCAGGAAGAGATACTTTTACCCCTTCAGCCGGGAACCTGAAACACACTGGGGAGCCTTCATCCCCCAACAGAAACGAGACTATGAGCAGGCCTATAAGAGACTATTGGCACTCGCCAGTGCTCTGTCTGAAGACTCTCCATACTACCAG GATTACAGGAAAAAGTAA